The Litchfieldia alkalitelluris genome has a window encoding:
- a CDS encoding group-specific protein, whose protein sequence is MGSCNIDHSLEDVYKKLESQKEFLSFKSLEKCKRILSGNPSQALLNEIFHMLKKYDLATQEERANRDEKIAAL, encoded by the coding sequence ATGGGCTCATGTAATATCGATCACTCTCTAGAAGATGTATATAAGAAATTAGAATCACAAAAGGAATTTCTATCTTTTAAAAGCCTTGAAAAATGTAAACGAATACTTTCTGGAAATCCTAGCCAAGCTCTTTTGAATGAAATTTTTCATATGTTAAAAAAGTATGATCTTGCAACACAAGAAGAACGTGCAAATAGGGATGAGAAAATTGCAGCATTATAA
- a CDS encoding spore coat protein, producing MMNQQLGAHELMEIHEVLCDTIDGINQFQLYLPHCQDQQLQNILQNQINFMMNEYNAMVGMLGNKTSGANLGSINTRSNFSPTYGLDNPSSNQPNTSMTQMDDRDVASGMLGCAKSSAVLRMHASLECADPEIRNSMIQGSKNCADQAYETWQYMNSKGYYQVPTLKDTTAQTFAGMYQPASGMMNQNQMNMNQDYPVQIQQQQMNPNQMNQNF from the coding sequence ATGATGAATCAGCAATTAGGCGCTCATGAATTAATGGAAATCCATGAGGTGTTATGTGATACAATTGATGGAATTAATCAATTCCAATTATATCTACCTCATTGTCAGGACCAACAGTTACAAAATATATTACAGAATCAAATTAATTTTATGATGAACGAGTATAACGCTATGGTGGGTATGTTAGGGAATAAGACTAGTGGGGCAAATCTTGGCTCGATTAATACTAGATCAAACTTCAGCCCTACATATGGTTTAGATAATCCATCTTCAAATCAGCCGAATACATCAATGACACAAATGGATGATCGTGATGTTGCATCTGGAATGCTAGGATGTGCAAAGTCTTCCGCTGTACTTCGTATGCATGCGTCATTGGAATGTGCAGACCCTGAAATCCGTAATTCAATGATTCAAGGTTCTAAAAATTGCGCTGATCAAGCTTATGAAACTTGGCAGTACATGAACAGTAAAGGATATTATCAAGTACCGACACTTAAAGATACAACAGCTCAAACATTTGCAGGGATGTATCAGCCAGCTTCAGGTATGATGAATCAAAACCAAATGAACATGAACCAAGACTATCCGGTTCAAATTCAACAACAACAAATGAACCCAAATCAAATGAATCAAAACTTTTAA
- a CDS encoding GNAT family N-acetyltransferase yields the protein MVSIETERLMLRQMHINDIGNLMKIFSDPIAMQYYTSTKTREDAEKWISWNLSNYEKIGVGLWICELKDDNTFVGQCGIIPQVVDGENELEIGYLFTREYWGKGYATEAAIASKNYGFEKLRAKRLISMIRHNIPSVRVAERIGMVFEKETLIKNRKTYIYAVNR from the coding sequence ATGGTTAGTATTGAGACTGAAAGACTTATGTTAAGACAGATGCACATAAATGATATCGGTAATCTAATGAAAATATTTTCAGATCCTATAGCCATGCAATATTATACTTCTACAAAAACAAGGGAAGATGCCGAAAAGTGGATTAGCTGGAATTTATCAAACTATGAAAAAATTGGTGTAGGGCTCTGGATTTGTGAGCTAAAAGACGATAACACATTTGTCGGTCAATGTGGAATTATTCCACAGGTAGTTGATGGTGAAAATGAGCTGGAAATCGGCTATTTGTTTACCCGAGAGTATTGGGGAAAGGGCTATGCAACCGAGGCAGCAATAGCTTCAAAAAATTATGGATTTGAAAAGTTAAGAGCTAAACGCCTTATATCGATGATCAGACATAATATTCCTTCAGTTAGAGTAGCTGAACGAATAGGAATGGTCTTTGAGAAGGAAACACTCATAAAAAATAGAAAAACATACATATATGCGGTTAATAGATAA
- a CDS encoding GNAT family N-acetyltransferase — MNTKRCLLNVLDKKNYEDIRNLYTNTEVRKYLGGTRDDNTIKDHFLNILQSKADSYYWAVNEKAMKEFIGLVSLNPHHNGESVEISYQFLPKWWGKGYGKEVVNKIIEFAFEKLNLSELVAETQAANVASRKLLESVGMKPHQTVKRFGAEQVIYIIYKN, encoded by the coding sequence ATGAATACTAAGAGATGTTTACTTAATGTATTAGATAAGAAAAATTATGAAGATATAAGAAATTTATATACAAATACAGAGGTTCGTAAATATCTAGGTGGAACAAGAGATGATAATACAATTAAAGATCACTTCTTAAACATACTTCAATCGAAGGCGGATTCATACTATTGGGCGGTAAATGAAAAAGCAATGAAAGAATTTATAGGCCTTGTTTCACTTAATCCGCACCATAACGGTGAATCAGTAGAGATCTCGTATCAATTCTTACCAAAGTGGTGGGGAAAAGGATACGGAAAAGAAGTAGTTAATAAGATTATTGAATTCGCATTTGAAAAACTTAATTTATCAGAGCTCGTTGCTGAAACACAAGCTGCTAACGTGGCATCTCGCAAGCTTTTAGAATCGGTTGGAATGAAGCCACACCAAACTGTTAAAAGATTTGGAGCAGAACAGGTGATTTATATCATTTATAAAAATTAA
- a CDS encoding DUF2325 domain-containing protein, which translates to MKSLLVVGADHLGNITEKLINSGFQEIIHLDGRKVNMVKREIPENIDIIFVMTDYINHNLAKVIKQRAKEQAKPIYFVKRSWSSIHKVVSTLEIATV; encoded by the coding sequence ATGAAATCCCTATTAGTGGTTGGTGCTGATCATCTCGGAAATATAACGGAAAAATTAATTAATTCTGGCTTTCAAGAAATCATTCACTTGGACGGCCGTAAAGTAAATATGGTTAAAAGAGAAATTCCGGAAAATATAGACATCATTTTTGTAATGACAGATTATATAAATCACAATTTAGCCAAAGTGATTAAACAAAGAGCAAAAGAACAAGCTAAGCCGATTTATTTTGTTAAAAGATCTTGGAGTTCCATTCACAAAGTAGTAAGTACACTCGAAATAGCAACCGTATAA